The Nocardia terpenica nucleotide sequence TGGCGGGGATTGACCGTCTCGCCCGCGCAGCCCCACAGCGCCATGGCCGCACCGACATACGTCGAGGCGGAGATGAGCAGGCCCAGCAGCGCCCACCACCAGTTGGCGGTGCGCAGTTCGGTGAAGAACGTCGGCACCTGGCTGATGTAGGGGTAGGCGACGTAGACCAGGCCGATCAGCAGCACCAGCTGGATGAGCTGGTTGCGGGAGAAGCGGGTGATCCGCGCCGCCTCGATGCGGTCCTCGCCGGTCTGCTGCTGCACCTGCGCGCGCACGGCCTTCATGAGCCCGGGGGCGTCGGGCACCGAATTGCGCAGCGGCGCGGGCATGGCCGACTTCGTCAGGCGCCGTGAGGCATTCAGCACCGCCTGGGCGTCGAGCACCTCGATCGCGGTGCGCACCGCGGTCTCCGCGCCGAACAGGCCCGCCGAGGTCAGCAGCAGCTGCGCCACGTCGGAGGAGAATCGTGCCTGATACGAACCGAATTCGGCCGCCGAGAACCCGCCGAACAGCACCCGCCCGTCGGCGACGCGGATCTCCTCGGCCCGCAGGTCGCCGTGCGAGATCTGGGCGCGATGCATGTGCTGTAGCGCCCGCCACACCGAGGCCAGCAGCTCCTGTCCACCGTCGGCCGACAGCGCGGCGCCGCGAGGCACGGTGTGCGCGTACAGCATCCAGCCGCGGTCCAGCGCGGCGACGGTAAGCGGTTTGTTGCTGGCCAGGCCGAGATCGCCGAGCGCGATGCCCATCAGTGCCCGATGCTCGACCGCGCGCCGCATGGACACGTACGCCGGGGTCCGCTCGCTGCTGCGGAAGGTGAGCCAGCGGCGCAGCTGCCGCAGCGCGCCCCAGCTGCGCTGATTCTGGCCGTAGAGCTCGATCGTCAGCCGGTGCTCGGGCCCGGTCGAGGCGGCCAGCAGCAGCGGCCCCGGACCCGCCGGGCGCAGCACCCGCACGTCGGTGACGGTGTAGCCGCGCCCGGCCAGCACCCGCACCGCGGCGGCGAGCGGCACCTCCAGCGCCGGGGTGCCGACCACGAGCACCAGCACCGCGCCCACCAGCCAGCCCAGCGCCAGCCCGAACATCGCCCGCGACGGCACCACGAGGCTCACGAACAGGTGCAGCGGCACGAACGCCAGCAGCAGCGCCCACCACCAGCGCCGCCACGACAGCGGCAGCCAGGGGCTGGCCACCGTCAGCACCGCCGCCAGCATGGCGATCCAGCGCGGATCGTCGAGGAACTGCGACAGGAACGTGTCGAGCTGCTTCGGTTCGCCCAGATGCCATTTCGGCGCGGAGATCCCGGTGCCGGTGATGGACAGCAGCAGCACCGCGATCAGCCCCGCGGTGAGATAACCGGCGAGCAGCTTCCACTGCCAGCGGAAGATCAGCCGGACCAGGATCGCGAACGGCAGCGCGCAGATGGCGATGCTGTAGAGCAGATACACCAGCGTCGACTGCTCGGGCGTGAGAATGCCGACGATATCGGAGACCGAGCGCTCCAGCGCCTCCCACCGCGGCCGGGTGATCAGCGAGCCCGCGACCACCAGCGCCACCAGCAGAGCCGACAGCACCACGCGAATGATGTCGCTGGTGCGCCGAATACGCGGTTGCAGCAGGCTGCCGGAGACGGGGATCTCCCGTCCGTCGACTCGCATGTCGTATCGGAACTTTCGGATCGAGGGAGCGGCGTCGGTCCCAGGGTCGGCTCGGGTGTGAGTATGCAGGAGGCGTTCGGTGTGCCGGAGATCAACACGCCGCGCTACCGGCCGGGCAACGATACCGGGCGCCGCATGCCGGTCGTCGCACTCGGCCCATACGCCCCCTCATCCGATGAATTCGCCGACGGTGCCCGCCCCTGCCGTGCAACGATCACGTGATGATGAGGGATGTGCGCATCTGCTTCGTAGGGGATTCGCTGGTGGCCGGTCTGGGCGATCGTCGGTGCCTGGGCTGGGCGGGACGACTGGCGGTGCGGGCGATCGGGGCGGGCCTACCGGTGACCTACTACAACCTAGGCGTGCGGCGCCAGACCTCGACCGAGATCGCGCGGCGCTGGTTCTCCGAGTGCGAGAGCCGGTTCCCGGCCGGGGTCGACGCCCGGGTGGTGCTGTCCTTCGGCGTAAACGACACCCTGCTCGAGGACGGCCGGACCCGGGTCGCGTCCGAGGACTCCGCCGCGAACCTGTCCGCGATCCTGAGTGGCGCACGCGAACGTGGTTGGCCCACACTGGTTGTCGCGCCGCCGCCGGTCAACGACGACGAACACAATGCCCGCACCGAGAAATTGGCCGTCCGGTTCGCGGAAGTCTGTGAGGCCGAGGAGGTTCCGTACGTGCGGGTGCATCGGCCGTTGCGGGACAACGCGATCTGGATGAGCGAGGTCGCCGCCGGGGACGGCTACCACCCGAGCGCGGCGGGCTACGACGAACTCGCGGCACTCATCGCCTCGCACTGGTTGCAGTGGCTGACCGAGCCCGGCTCCGGACTGCCCGACGTCCGCTGAGCTCCATAACCTGATGGCATGGATATCGACACGCGGCTGTTGCGGTACTTCGTTGCGGTGGTCGAGGAGGGGCATCTGACGCGGGCGGCGCAGCGGCTGTATGTGTCGCAGCCCGCGCTGACCAAGCAGATCCGGCAGCTGGAGACCCGGCTCGAGGTCCGGCTGTTCGAGCGGTCGCACACCGGCATGGCGGCGACCGAGGCGGGGCGGGTGCTGGCCGAGCGGGTGCCGTCGCTGCTGGCGGAGTGGGATGCGATGCTGCGGGCCGCCAAGGATGCCGCCGCGCGGGCCGAGCGGGTGCTGCGGGTCGGGTTCGTCGCCAGCGCCGCCAACGAGTACACCCCGGACATCGTCGCGGCCTTCCGGGCCGAGCATCCGGACTGGCGGGTCGATATGCGGCAGTTCGGCTGGACCGATCCGACCGCCGGATTGGGCGACGGCGCGGTCGATCTGGCGCTGGTGCGGGTGCCGTTCCCCGGGCAGGAGGCGTTTCGGCGCCGGGAGTTGGTGACCGAGCCGCGCTGGGTCGCGCTGCCCGCGGACCATCGGCTGGCCGCGCGCGCCGAGATCGCCTTCGAGGAGCTGTGGCCGGAACCGTTCGTGGCGGCGCCCGCGGACAACGGCGCCTGGCGCGACTTCTGGACCGGCGCCGACCAGCGGCCGCGGGACACGGTCGTCGTCGGCGCGGTCGCCCGCAATACCGACGAGTGGCTGACCGCCATCGGCAACGGTTTCGGCATCGGTTTCGCGCCCGAGTCGTCGGCGCGGTACTACGCCCGGCCCGGCGTCGTGTTCCGGCCGGTGAGCGGTATCGGGCCGAGCGTGGTGGCGGTCGCCTGGCCCGCCGCGTCGGACGCGAATCCGCGGGTGCGCAGCTTTGTCCGGTGCTGCGTGGACCGAACCGCGCTGCGCGGTGCCCGCGATCGGCGGGATTAGCATGGCCGGGTGGGGAATCCGAATCGTTGGTACGAGGCCGATACCGAGGCCCGCCTGGCGCGCGCCCAGTCGTTCGGGCCCGAGGCGGCCTCCTACGACGAGCACCGGCCCGACTATCCGCTCGCGGGCATCCGCTGGGCCCTCGAGCCGCTGCGCGCAAACCCGGCGCCCGCGGTGCTCGATCTCGCCGCGGGCACCGGCAAACTGACCTCCGGGCTGCTCGCGGTCGGCGCCGACGTCACCGCGGTCGAGCCCGACCCGGCCATGCGCGCCGAATTCGCCCGCCACCATCCCGAGGTCGCGGCGCTGTCGGGGAGCGCGGAAGCCGTTCCGCTGCCGGACGATTCGGTCGATGCCGTGCTGGTCGGGCAGGCGCTGCACTGGTTCGACCGCGCGCGGGCCTACCCGGAGATCGCGCGCGTGCTGCGGCCGGGCGGGGTGCTGGCGGCGCTGTGGAACACCCACGACGCGGGCGTGGACTGGGTCGTCGAACTGAATCGGGTCGCCCGCCTCGTCGAGCCGGAACCGGCCACCGACGATCGCCCCGCGCCGACGCATCCGCTGTTCCCCGCGTTCGAACGCGCCTACTTCCCGCACACGCAGCGGCGCACCGCCGAATCCCTCACCGCCACCCTCGGAACCCACTCGCACACGCTGGTCGTCACGCCGGAGCAGCGGGCCGAACTGCTCGGCGACATACTGGCTTATCTGCGCGGCCGCCCGGAGACCGCGCACGGGGAGTTCGATTTCCCCCTGCGGACCTTGGTGATTCGCGCCATCGCCCGCTGAACCCGTTGCGGCTCAGTGGGTCTCGAGGACGGCCATCGCGGCATTGTGCCCGCCGAGGCCGCTCACGCCGCCGCCGCGGACCGCGCCCGCCCCGCACAGGAAAACGTTCGGCTGGCCGGTGCGCACGCCCCAGCGCGCGGCCGGGGCCGGATCGTCGTCGGTGCGGAACGGGAAGGCCAGGTCGCGGTGGAAGATGTGCCCGCCGGGCAGGCCGAGTTCGGCCTCGAGCTCGGGCGGGGTCTTGGCCTCCAGGCACGGGCGGCCGTCGGCGTCGGTGGCCAGGCAGTCCCGGATCGGTTCGGCCAGCACCGCATCCAGTTGCGCGAGGGTGGCGTCGACCAGTCGGCGCTTCGCGTCGGGATCGGTGAAAAGGCGTGCGGGAGTGTGTAATCCGAACAGGGTCAGGGTGTGCATGCCGCGGCCCGCGAGGTCCGGGCCGAGGATGGACGGATCGGTGAGGGTGTGGCAGTAGATCTCGGCGGGCGGCCGGGTCGGCAGGCGTCCGGCGGCGGCCTCGCGGTAGGCGTGCTCGAGCTGGGCGTAGCCCTCGGCGATGTGGAAGGTACCGGCGAAGGCGTCGCGCGGGTCGACCGGGTCGCGCAGCCGCGGCAGCCGATGCAGCAGCATGTTCAGCTTCAGTTGCGCGCCTTCGGGTTTCGGGTCGGCGGGCGTGCCGAGCAGGCGGGCGAGCTGGTCGGGCGCGGCATTGACCAGCACGTGCCGGGCGCCGACCGCGCCCCCGTCGAAGCGGACCTCGGCGGTGGCGCCGTCGGTGTCGATGCCGGTGACCGCGCGGCCGGTCATCAGTTCCGCCCCGGCCGCGCGGGCCGCGTCCGCCAGCGCGTCGGTGAGCGCGCCCATGCCGCCGATCGGCACGTCCCAGTCGCCGGTGCCGCCGCCGACGACGTGATAGAGGAAGCAGCGGTTCTGGCGCAGCGCCGGATCGTGGGCGTGGGTGAAGGTGCCGATCAGCGCGTCGGTGAGGACCACGCCGCGCACCGTGTCGTCGGCGAAGGTGGCCTCGATCGTCTCGCCCAGCGGCCGTTCGAAGATCGCCTCCCAGGCGGCGGAGTCGTCGACCAGGCGCTCGAGTTCGGCGCGCGTCGGCAGCGGTTCGGTGAGGGTCGGGAAGACGCGCCGCGCCAGGCGCCCGGTCATATCGTAGAACCGTTGCCAGGCAAGGAAATCCGAGTCGCCGCCGGTGAGTCGGGCGAAGCTCGCCCGGGTGCGCCCGGTGTCGCCGGTGTCCACCAGCAGCCCGTGATCCCCGACCGGGGTATACGACGAGATGCGCCGCCGCCGGGTCTCGAAGCGCAGGCCCAGATCGCGCACCAGCCGCCGCGGCAGCAGGCTCACCAGATACGAGTACCGCGACAGCCGCGCATCCAGCCCCGCGAACACCCGCTCCGACACCGCCGCGCCGCCGACGTGCGGCAGCCGCTCCAGCACCAGCACCGAACGCCCGGCCCGCGCCAGATAGGCGGCGGCCACCAGTCCGTTGTGGCCGCCACCGACGACGACCACGTCATAGGAGGAACGCATCCGCCCTGGATATCAGAAAATCCGGGCGGCGTGGGGCTATGCCGCCGATCTGGTCGCCAGCAGACAGCCGTGCTGCGTGCGCTCGGTCTCGTCCGGTTCGCGCAGCATGCGCGCATGAGTGCGGAACCCGGCGGCGTCCAGCAATTCCTCCATGCCGCGCAGCGACCAGCGGTAGGCCGTGGCCACCTTGTGGTCGTAGGGCTGGATGTCGTGGGATTCGTCGGCCGCCTGGAATCCGAGCAGCAGCGGTCCGCCGTCGGCGAGCACCCGGCCGAATTCGCCCAGAATGCCCGGCACCCGCTCCGGCGGGGTGTGAATGAGGCTGTACCAGGCCAGGATTCCGCCCAGCTCGCCGTCGGCGAGCGGCAGCCGCTCCATCGAGCCCTCCTCGAAGCGCAGCGCCGGATGCGCGGCGCGGGCCAGGCGGATCATCTCCGGCGACAGGTCCATGCCGAAGGCGTCGAGCCCCAGGGCGGCCAGGTGCGGCGTGATCCGGCCGGGGCCGCATCCGAGGTCGCCGACCAGCCCGTTGCCCGCGTCGCGCACCCGCTCGGCGAACACCGCCAGCATGGCTCGGTCGTACGGATTGTCGTCGAGCGCGTTCTCGAACATCGCGGCATACAGCTCGGCCACGCCGTCGTAGGCATCCCGCGTGTGCCGCAGGTCTTCCGGTTCCGTCACGGCCCGAAGTCTAGGGATCGGCCCCGACATTCCCTCGCGATCATGGGGCAGAATCGGCGGGTATGGAGACGCTCGGGTCGCGCTCGGTGTACAGCAATCGGTGGATGGAACTGCGCGAGGACACCATTCGCCGCATGGACGGGTCGACCGGCATCTACAGCGTGGTGCGCCGCCCGGACTTCGTCATGGTCGTTCCGATGGACGGTGACCGGCTGCACCTGGTCGAGCAGTTCCGCTATCCGCTGGGCGAGCGCGGCTGGGAGTTCCCGGCGGGCACCCTGCCCGGCCTGGTGAACGGCGATCCGGTCGACCTGGCCCACCGCGAGCTGCGCGAGGAAACCGGCCTGCGCGCCACCACATTGACCCGTCTCGGCGTGCTCGCCCCCGCGCCCGGCACCATCGACCAGCGCGGCAGCGTCTACCTCGCCACCGGCCTCACCCAGGGCGAACCCGAGCGCGAACCCGAAGAGCAGGACATGCATTCGGCCTGGTTCGACCGTGCCGAGGTGGAGGACATGATCCGCGGCGGCGCGATCACCTGCGCCGAGACCGTCGGCTCCTACACCCTGCTGCTCCTGCACGAACGCGCCGCATAGGGGTACCGGCGGGCGGGTCGTTGTCCGGATACTTCCACTGGAGAGATTTCCGGAAGGAATCCGCATGCGCAGCAGCAGGATACGATCCTCGGTGCTCATCCTGGCGGCAACGGTGCTGGTCGGCTGGATCACGGGATGCGCGAACCGGTCTCCGGCCCGGGCCTGGTGCCCGGCGGTGCCGGGACATCGGGTGGAATGCGGCATCGTGACGCGGCCCCTGGTCGCGAACCGGCCCGATCTGGGCACGACCGACGTGGGTTACGCGGTGGTGCGGCACGGTCGCCCCGGAGCCGCCGCGGGCACCATCGTGCCCAATCCGGGCGGGCCGGGCGTGCCGGTCATCGCCAATTCCGACGACGCGGTGCAGCGGGTGGCGGGTCTGCTCGACGAGTACGACCTGGTGCTGATCGACCCGCGCGGCACCGGCGTGTCCGACGCGGTGAACTGCGGCGTGTCCACCGTCGACTACAACCTCGGCTCCCGCGAGGAGCAGCGCGAGATGGTCGGGACCTGCGCCGACAAGCTGGGCCCGCGGGCGGCGGGATACACCTCGGCCGCGACCGCCGACGATTTCGACGCGATCCGCGCCCGGCTCGGGGTGGACAAGCTGGTGCTGTACGGCAGCTCCTACGGCACCTACCTGATGCCCGTCTTCGCCCGGCGCCATCCGGACCGGGTGCGGTCGATCGTGCTGGCGGGCGCCTACCCGCTCGACTTCGACCTGCTGCAGCGGCCCAATGCCGAGGCGGTATCGCTTGCCCTGCAACGGATCTGCGATCGCAGCCACGCCTGTGACGGCAACACCGCGGTGGCCGACCTGCACGCGGTGGCCACCCGGCTGCGCACCCGGCCGATCCCCGTGGCGCATCCGCGACCGGTGCTGCTCACCGAGGGTGAACTCGCCAACCTGGTCTTCGAGACCGCCACCAGCGATGTGAGCGCCGACCCGAACGCGCTCGTCCCGCTGGGCACGCTCCCGGCGGCGCTGCACGAGTCGGTGCGCGGCGACGACGGCCCGCTGCGGGCCTTCGCCGAGACCGGACTGTCCGAGCCCGACGACGAGAACATCGACCTGTACATCGCGGTGGTGTGCAACGACTATCCGACGCTGTGGCAACCGAATGCCACTGTGCCGCAACGGGAACAGCAGTACGCCCGGGCGGTGGCGGGAATCGATCTGGGCCCGTTCAGCGCCGAGGGTTTCGACGCCGGTCAGCGCGACGGCGGCGACGCCTGCATCCGCTGGCCCGCCGCGACGCACGTCCAGGCCACCGGCGACGCCCTGCCCGACGTCCCCGTGCTGGCCCTGACCGGCGACCTGGACGCCGTCACCCCCGAGGCCAACGGCAGGCTGGCCGCCGCCCGCTTCCCGCACGCCACCTTCGTCACCGTCCCCAACACCGGCCACACCCCCGGCGTGGAACCCACGGGCTGCGTGACGGGCATAGTCGCCCGGTTCATTCGAACCGGCAACCCCGAACCGACCTCCTGCGTGGCGGACCTGCCGCCGATCAAGGTCACGCCGGTGACGAACTGAGCCGGACCACTGCTTGTATATACGTATACATCTACTTACAGTGGGACTGTCGCTGTTTCGAGCCGTTCTACCGCGAGATCGGGATTGTCATGAACGAACCCCTGCACACCGTCGCGACGCTGCCGACGGCGCGTCGATCCGACCGCCCCTTCGATCCACCCCCGGAGCTGATCGATGCCCACCGGCACGGTCCCCTCAGCCGCTACACCTTCCCCGGTGGCGGACTCGGCTGGTTGGTCACCGGATACGACCTGATCAGGGCGGTGCTGGCCGACCCGCGGTTCAGTGCGCGCAAGGAGCTCCTGCTGCACCCGGCCATCGACCTCACCGGCATCGAGGTCCCTCCGCCGCCGCCCGGCGAGTTCACGCTCACCGACGATCCGGTGCACAGCCGCTATCGGAAGCCGCTGATGGGCAAGTTCACCGTGCGGCGCATGCGGCAGCTCACCGACCGCGTCCGGGAGATCACCGCCGAGCATCTGGACGCCATGCAGAAGGCCGGGCCGCCAACGGATCTGGTGACCGCATTCGCCAAACCCGTTCCCGCCATGGTGATCTGCGAGCTGCTGGGGGTGCCGTACCGGGACCGCGCCGCCTTCGGGGACCGGGCGGGCTCGTTCATGGACGGGGAGACCAGCGCCGAGGACCAGATAGCGGCCTACACCCAGATCCAGGACTACCTCACCGAACTGGTGGCGGCCAAGCGCGCGAACCCCACCGACGACGTGCTCAGCGACCTCACCGATACCGATCTGACCGATGAGGAGCTGAGGGGCATCAGCGTGGTGCTGCTGGTGGCCGGGTTCGACACCACCACGAACATGCTGGGGCTGGGTACCTTTGCGCTGCTGCGCAATCCCGCGCAGCTGGCCGCGCTGCGCGCCGATCCCGCACTCGCCGACCGGGCCGTGGAGGAACTGCTGCGGTATCTGACCGTCGCCAAGACATCCATGCGGACCGCGCTGGAGGATGTCGAACTGGGCGGCCGGACCATCGCGGCCGGTACCACGGTCATCCTGTCGTACCACACCGCCAACCGCGACCCCGAACGCTTCACCGACCCCCACGTCCTCGACCTGCACCGACAGCAGGGCGGTCACCTGGCCTTCGGCCACGGCGTCCACCAGTGCCTGGGCCAGCAACTGGCCCGCGTCGAAATGCGCGTCGCCTTCCCCGCCCTGTTCGACCGCTTCCCCACCCTGCGCCTGGCCGTCCCCGCCGACCAGGTCCCGCTGCGCCCGGAGACCGCGGACGTCTACGGGGTGAAGACCCTCCCGGTCGCCTGGGACGCGTGATCACGGGTGCCGGAACGGTTCCGGCAGTGGCACATCCGCCGACCGGCAGTCCGGCCGCTCGATGACGAGTCGATCACCCGGGACATGGGCGGGGACCTCGATCGTGGTGTCCAGGAGGTTGCTCGCTTTCGCGGTGTGGAGTAGCCGACCGGTCGAACCGAGTGTGATCGTCCACGGTTCTGTCCGGTCGCGGTCGGCGCCTTGCGCGGTCGCGCAGACGCGAACACGCCCGTCGCCCAGCCCGGTGGCGGACGCCGTGATGATCATGCGGCGAATCTCCTGGCCGAGGCTGTACATCCCGCCGTGCCGGATGAGCGGATCATGGTCGGCGGCCTTGTCTTTGCGGGTCCATACCGCTTCGCCGATGATCAACGCGTACTCCGGCAGCTCGACCACCGACACGACACGACATTCGGCATTGAGATAGCCGCCGACGAGCGTCGGTGTCGTGGTGACGACCGGCTCGCGCAGCTCGACACCGCAAATGCGGCTCTTGTCGGTGTCGGCGCCGGAGAAGTGACCCACGAAGTCCACGACCGGGGCCAGGGACGTATCGCACAGCGTCAGGCCGAACTCGCCCCGGTCGCGGATCAGCTGCGTGGAGTAGTTGGTCAGCTGCAGCCCGATCGCGAAATGCAGGGGGCGCAGCGCGACCAGATAGGTCCATTCGGCGGCCATCAGGTTCGCCCCTCGCGGCCCGACCGTGCTGACGATCCCGATCCGAGAGCAGCCCTGCCGCAACAGCTCCCACGTAGTTTCGGCCTCGTCGGGTCGTCGGTGTGTCGTCATGGGAACCTCCCTGGGTATCGAGCGATGGTGAAACCGGCCGGGCCATCATCGGCCCGGTACCCGGTAACCTGCGACAATCCGGGCAGTCATGCGCCAGAACTTCCATCGAGAGGACTCGAGTGAGCGAAAACCCTCACTTGGACGCCGTAGATGTGCAGCTGGTCGCGGCCCTGCACGAGGACGGCCGCGCCTCGTTCCGCGATATCGCCCAGCGGCTGGGTGTGTCCGAGCAGACCATCGCCCGCCGCTACCACCGGCTCACCGGGTCTCGGCTGCTGCGGGTCACGGCCATGCCCGACCCCTTCGCCCAGGGCCTGCTGCCGCTGATCCTGCGGGTGCGCACCGAGGGCGGCACCGGCCGCCGCGCCGCCGACCAGGTCGCCAAGCGCGGCGACACCCCCTGGGTCGAGATGCTCGCCGGCAGCGCCGATCTGTCCTTCACCACCCTCACCCGCCCCGAAAGCGACGACAACGCACAGCTTTTGGACGCGCTGGCCCGCACCCGCGGCATCCGCGACACCGTCGCCTGCATGACCTTGCGCATCTTCACCGGCCCCGCCTCCTTCACCGGCGACGGCCCCAGGCTGGACCCGTACGAGCAGCGCCTGGTCGCCGCGCTCGAACGCGACGGCCGCGCCTCCTACGGCGAGCTCGCCACCGCCCTCGGCTCCACCGCCGCCACCGTGCGCCGACGCCTGGAACAGCTACGCGGGCGCCAGGCCCTGCAATTCCGCACCGAAATCGACTACGCGCTGCTGGGCCACCCCGTCGAAACCATGATGTGGCTCAATGTCCGCCCCCGCGCCCTGGAATCCCTCGGCACCGCGCTGTCCGTCGACCCCCGCGTCCGCTTCTGCGCCGCCACCACCGGCCCGTACAACCTGGTCCTGGCCACCCACCACCGGACCCCCAGCGACCTCTACCACATGCAAACCGACACCCTCGGCCCCCTCGACGACATCCAACATACCGAGATCACCCCCACCGTCCGCATCATCAAACGCCACGGCATCCACCGCCACGGCCACCTCCTCCGGCCCTAGCCGCGGGCCATGTCGACGAAGCGGCTGAGGTGGAGTTGGTGGGCGACGGTGATGGTGGCGGTGGGGCCGTTTCGGTGTTTGCCGAGGATGAGGTCGGCCTCGCCGCCGCGGGGGTCGTCGCGTTCGAAGGCGTCGGGGCGGTGGAGCAGGATGACCATGTCGGCGTCCTGCTCGAGGGATCCGGATTCGCGGAGGTCGGAGACCATGGGGCGCTTGTCGGTTCGCTGTTCGGGGCCGCGGTTGAGCTGGCTGATGGCGATGACCGGAACCTCGAGCTCCTTGGCGAGCAGTTTGAGGCTTCGGGAGAATTCCGAGACCTCCTGCTGGCGGGATTCGACCTTCTTACCGGAGGTCATCAGCTGCAGGTAGTCGACCACGACCAGGCGTAGGTCGTGGCGCTGCTTCAAACGCCGTGCCTTGGCGCGGATTTCCATCATGGTCATATTCGGCGAGTCGTCCACGAACAGCGGCGCCTCGCTGATCTCACTCATCCGCCGCGCCAACCGAGTCCAGTCGTCGTCGCTCATCCGCCCCGACCGCATATCCCCGAGCTTGATCTTCGCCTCGGCCGACAGCAATCGCATGACGATCTCGGTCCGACTCATTTCCAACGAGAAGATCACACTCGCCAGCCCGTGCTTGATCGAGCAGCTCCGCATGAAATCCATTCCCAGCGTGGAATTGTGCGTCGGGATCATCGAGCGCCCGGCCAGATACAGATGCTCGTCGTTGTCCACCTCGACGCAGCGCACGGGAACGCTCGCGATGCGCCGGACATCGGTGATGTATCGGGTCCCGGAGCGAGCCGAGTTCGTGGCGGCTCGACGTTCCTTGTGCACCAAGTGCTTTCGATGCAGGCCGAATACCTGATCGTCGGTGGAGAAGGTGAGGGTGTAG carries:
- a CDS encoding cytochrome P450, translated to MNEPLHTVATLPTARRSDRPFDPPPELIDAHRHGPLSRYTFPGGGLGWLVTGYDLIRAVLADPRFSARKELLLHPAIDLTGIEVPPPPPGEFTLTDDPVHSRYRKPLMGKFTVRRMRQLTDRVREITAEHLDAMQKAGPPTDLVTAFAKPVPAMVICELLGVPYRDRAAFGDRAGSFMDGETSAEDQIAAYTQIQDYLTELVAAKRANPTDDVLSDLTDTDLTDEELRGISVVLLVAGFDTTTNMLGLGTFALLRNPAQLAALRADPALADRAVEELLRYLTVAKTSMRTALEDVELGGRTIAAGTTVILSYHTANRDPERFTDPHVLDLHRQQGGHLAFGHGVHQCLGQQLARVEMRVAFPALFDRFPTLRLAVPADQVPLRPETADVYGVKTLPVAWDA
- a CDS encoding flavin reductase family protein, whose protein sequence is MTTHRRPDEAETTWELLRQGCSRIGIVSTVGPRGANLMAAEWTYLVALRPLHFAIGLQLTNYSTQLIRDRGEFGLTLCDTSLAPVVDFVGHFSGADTDKSRICGVELREPVVTTTPTLVGGYLNAECRVVSVVELPEYALIIGEAVWTRKDKAADHDPLIRHGGMYSLGQEIRRMIITASATGLGDGRVRVCATAQGADRDRTEPWTITLGSTGRLLHTAKASNLLDTTIEVPAHVPGDRLVIERPDCRSADVPLPEPFRHP
- a CDS encoding Lrp/AsnC family transcriptional regulator, yielding MSENPHLDAVDVQLVAALHEDGRASFRDIAQRLGVSEQTIARRYHRLTGSRLLRVTAMPDPFAQGLLPLILRVRTEGGTGRRAADQVAKRGDTPWVEMLAGSADLSFTTLTRPESDDNAQLLDALARTRGIRDTVACMTLRIFTGPASFTGDGPRLDPYEQRLVAALERDGRASYGELATALGSTAATVRRRLEQLRGRQALQFRTEIDYALLGHPVETMMWLNVRPRALESLGTALSVDPRVRFCAATTGPYNLVLATHHRTPSDLYHMQTDTLGPLDDIQHTEITPTVRIIKRHGIHRHGHLLRP